A stretch of the Capsicum annuum cultivar UCD-10X-F1 chromosome 8, UCD10Xv1.1, whole genome shotgun sequence genome encodes the following:
- the LOC107856954 gene encoding uncharacterized protein LOC107856954, translated as MKECQIISMPPITIPPPFARRFLKIGENAKFKKFLDKFNNLSINISLIEALQNMSGYAKFMKELVSKKWLVGDETIEVTHHCSSIMSSMMARNKKDTGAFTIPCTIEMFKFEKALCDLESSGNLMPYSIFHQLRLGKPQPTIMRLLMSNRSIKKPMGILTNVLVKVNRFIFLADFVILDCTLDHKISIILERPLLATEKALVDIEYGKIKFCLNNEESSFNICKSMKQPMDLQVISIANTIYGEVKNYVNVSLVDDQLVGILWNCEREEIEDFDELVASLMGLVS; from the coding sequence ATGAAAGAATGTCAAATTATCTCAATGCCACCCATCACAATTCCTCCCCCTTTTGCTAGACGATTCTTGAAAATTGGGGAAAATGCTAAGTTCAAAAAATTCCTTGATAAATTTAACAACCTCTCCATTAACATTTCTTTAATAGAAGCATTGCAAAATATGTcagggtatgctaaatttatgaaggaattggTCTCCAAGAAGTGGCTTGTGGGGGATGAGACAATAGAAGTGACACATCATTGTAGTTCTATTATGTCAAGCATGATGGCAAGAAATAAGAAAGACACTGGTGCCTTCACAATTCCGTGTACCATCGAAATGTTTAAGTTTGAAAAAGCCCTGTGTGACCTCGAGTCAAGTGGAAATTTAATGCCATATTCCATTTTTCACCAGCTCAGATTAGGGAAACCACAACCCACCATAATGAGATTGCTCATGTCCAATCGATCCATCAAGAAACCCATGGGAATACTTACTAATGTGCTAGTTAAAGTCAATCGGTTTATCTTCCTGGCCGACTTTGTGATCCTTGATTGTACTTTGGACCATAAAATTTCTATTATTCTTGAAAGGCCATTGTTAGCCACCGAAAAAGCATTGGTAGATATTGAATACGGAAAGATAAAGTTTTGCCTAAATAATGAAGAATCTTCTTTTAATATATGCAAGTCCATGAAACAACCAATGGATTTACAAGTCATTTCGATAGCTAATACCATTTATGGTGAGGTGAAGAATTATGTCAATGTGAGTTTGGTGGATGATCAGTTGGTAGGGATTTTGTGGAATtgtgaaagagaagaaattgaagattttgatGAATTAGTTGCATCTTTAATGGGACTTGTATCTTAG